The DNA sequence TCACCCGCAGATCGCACCCTTGCGGGCTCTGGCCGCCATCATCATCGCGCCGATCCTGTTCGGCCTGACCGTCCGTGGCCTGGGGTTTGTGCCAGCGGTTGCGCTCACCTCGTTGTCCGCGGCAACAGCGGCGACCGGGCAAAGGCCGCTCGTCGTTCTCGCCATCACGCTCGGCATTACCGTGTTCTGTCTCGGCGTCTTCTATTATGGCCTCGGGCTGCCCGTCCGTCTTATCGGCCCCTGGTTGGGAGTTTAGGCTATGATGGACCTCATCGGAAATCTCGGGCTCGGCCTGAGCGCCGCGCTGACGCCCTACAATATTCTCTTTTGCTTCGTTGGCACGCTGCTCGGAACGCTGGTCGGCGTTCTGCCGGGGATAGGTCCGACGGCAACGATCGCCATGCTCCTGCCGATCACCCTGTCGCTTTCGCCCGAAACATCCCTGATCATGCTTGCCGGCATCTACTACGGCGCACAGTACGGCGGCTCGACGACGGCAATTCTGATCAATCTGCCGGGCGAATCCTCGTCGGCCGTGACGGCCCTGGATGGATACCAGATGGCACGGCAGGGGAGGGCCGGGCCGGCGCTTGCGGCCGCGGCGTTGAGTTCCTTCTTTGCCGGCACCATCGCGACGGTGGTTGTGGCCGCCCTCGCACCGCCCTTGACCTCGATCGCTTTGAAATTCGGCTCGCCCGAATATTTCGGGCTGATGGTGCTGGGTCTTGCCGCTTCCATCGTTCTTGCGCGCGGATCGGTGTTGAAAACGATCGCCATGGTGTCGATGGGCCTCGTCTTCGGACTTGTC is a window from the Pararhizobium gei genome containing:
- a CDS encoding tripartite tricarboxylate transporter TctB family protein; translated protein: MDIKNIAASGTLLAVGIGFGISSIFTMDVGSALRMGPGYFPLILSIVITVIGIAIGIKALRDTEGFHPQIAPLRALAAIIIAPILFGLTVRGLGFVPAVALTSLSAATAATGQRPLVVLAITLGITVFCLGVFYYGLGLPVRLIGPWLGV